TCGATAAGAGTCCTCCACTTTCGTTTTCTTTATAAATCGATCATCGGCATTGCGTTATGCCGATCGAGATCGTCAGCGATCAGTGATTCATAAATGCTCGACGACGCTTTGGAAAATAAACCTACGCGCCAGACCGAGCGAACAGCGTCATTCGTCTGTAGGAAATATTTAATCATTTCCACTGATTTAGACGGTCGGTACGCTTACGATTTAGACCATAGTTCTCCCTACTTTCAGCCATCAGCCATTATTATTATCGAATAAtgccctttttcacaaacttataCAGCTAGACCAGAcgcgtaaataaaaaattaatcgacgtATGTAGATTACTCCGCAGATCGAAGTGGATTCCGTTTTCGAGCACTCGACGCGACGAGGTGAATCGAATCGAATCGAACTCGATTTCGGGCAACGGTGCCTATAGCCGAGAAGGCACGGCGAAATTGTGGCGTTACGAAAGTTGGTTCGCGATACGCGTGACGGACTTTATCGTCGTTTGCATAGGGACACGATACGTTGGGCGTCGAGATAACTCGAGCAACGCGAAATGGTGTATCATCTGGAACAACGTTTCGTTTCGAAAACAGGCGTCGCTATCTGTCCGAACGAGACCCGATTTCGCGAGTCGAGAACGGTTAGACAGCCACTGTGTAAAAATGTTTATCAGATTGTCGGAAGTACTCGAATGATTACAAAGAGCGTTACGTGGGATTCTCTGTACTCGAAGATGCTGCCTTTGATATTTACGACGATAAAGCGTTAGCGGGTAACTATCGATTGCGATCGATAGGGCGTTTATCTAGCGCGAGCAATTACAGCGCGCGAACGGAGATTCGCGAAGGTCGCGCGCGATCTATTTCTGGGTCACCGTTTCGATTCGGACCGAGTTTTCTCCTCTTAGCAACCGGCGCTGTTTTTCTTCTCCGTGGCCGGTATTTTTAGGCGGATCCGTTGGTATCGATCTTTGCGAAAAATTCCGTGCCGCGATGTTTACGCGAATAACAGGCGTGGCTCGTTCGCGGATGCGGTCATCGGTCCGACAAAATTGTTTACGCGGTTAAGAAAGGCATGGTTTTCATCGGGCGATCGACGAGTTTCCGCGGCTTTCCCTCGACGAGCTCGATTACGACATCGCGTTCACGACTTCCTGCTTTTTTAACGCCGGTAGTATCGTGTCGTCGTGTTTTCCACTTCGCCTTCCTCGAATGTTCCCTTCCTTTTCGCGAAGCAACGCCATTCGTTATCGACCGGACCTAACTAATACTCGTTAACGTTTGTCATTATGCTAAACTTGGTACGAGAGTGTAAAAAAAATCATCGATTTTACTTTACAAAGTACTGGAAGAACTAGCATTTCTTTCGTTTTAGAACCTAACGACTGATTTCCCGTCTACTCGTTTCCGAGTAaaggaaaaaattgaatttggTCCCAATTTCCGACGCGATTCCTTCATAGTTCAAGTGTGAAAGTTAAAAATAAACGCTCGTTCGTGAAATGCAAACGAGTGGAATTCTTTTTAAACGTATTTATATGTCCCATGTAAAACACGACAtgaatatttatattgtttttGATAAAACAACTCGCGCCTCGGAAGTAAGATGGTGTAACGGCTATCAAAGTGTTAATTATGCAAATATCCATCCACAGTCTCAGAAGAGGATCTAGATTAGAATATCTTAACCTGTTAATTAATGAGTTAAAAAGACACAGTTTACACGTATAGATGATTATTAAACAATGGGTATTTCCAAGGATATATTCTTCGATAAATCATTTTAAGTAAAATCGATCTTTCTTCTTGGATTCCGTAGTCACGATATAATGCAGGAAAATCTCGGTAAATCGCGTTGGATTGGGAATAATTGATCGACGATTAAACGAATTACATACTGAATATTAAATGTACTCGTCTCGAAAGTTCCAAGGATTTTCCAACGATCGTCATTCTCGTCATCTCCGGGTAAAAAGGTTAAATATGGCGTAGTTGGAGTCGATCGATAATTTCCGTCAGAAACAAAGTTCGGTTTATCGCGTTGGGATCTGCACGACGACGATCCTCGAATCGACGGATCGCTGACGGTCACCGGTTACCTTCTCGACGACGACACGTCATCGTCCTCGACTTTGGAGCGTTTCGTATCCAGGAAGAAACGACGTTCGAGAAGGTTTGCGCTCGGAGAATACTAAAACCGTTTCTTAGTTGCCTTTCGTCTTGTCCGTGAGCGCTCGTCGGCTCTCGTGCCCCGTCGATCGGTTGCTCGTAATAATAACAACGTATTGCCGCGCTGTTGCATAATTTGTTTCGCCGTTCTTTTACAGATCCGCATATAAAGGTCGCGGGTCGACCCGATGACGTGCGAACCGCTAAGGAGAAGATAATGGAAATTTTGGACACGAGGGTAAGCGAACCGACGACTTTCCCGTGATTTTCTCCTTTTCGAGCGACTCGACGTGTTGGTTTCGCTCCGCGGAAAATCTTGGACTCGTCGACGAGAGAAAGATAAAGCATCCGGCGCTCTGGTGTCATGGGCGTTTCTCTGGTTTTTACCGAAACGTTACGTCAGTCGCGAGATTAGCGACGACCTCGTCGATCAGCTTTTGACTTTCAGCATGGCGAATTGATCGGCTCCGTACAAACATTACTCCGGCTCTTATCGCAGATAATCCGTCCGGACGATAATAGAAACTTGCGCGTAACGAGTCCTTTGTAACAATGTGCCCGTGTAATCGATATCATCGTCCGATATTGATTTTTTTCGACGCgtcgttttctttcttttttctttctttctgcttttttcttcttcttttcgtTTAGAACCGCGCGTGGTAAATTTCCGTCGTATCGTGCGTCGTTATTTTTCGCGGAAAAGTCGTGGGCTTTTATCAAACCGATCGAAATCACGGCTTCGCGGTGGAAAGTCAACACACGGACACCATCTGGAATATGTCGAGGCTCTCGATTAGATAATTTCGTacgtttaatttataaatacgcGTATCCAAAAATACAGAATTATCTGTATTTCTTTTAAAGAATCATACGATTTTTCAGTTTTATCGAGCGAAACAACATTTACGATTCCCCAACGTATACATTTCGCTCCCTCCCTCCCCCTCCATATCGTTCACGAATATAATTTACGTACAAATGGTTTGCGCTCGTCGCGTCGTTGAAAATGTTTAGGGAAAAGTAAGTTGCCGCTAAAGAGAAAATGCTAAGCAAAGTCGAAGATAAGATAATAAGATTTATGTATGCGTATCGCGTACGTAAATCAGTCTTCTTACCGTCCGACTCGGGGCAGATATTTTCAAAACATCGATTGTACGCGATCGGCCATGAAATTAATATTAGCTTCGCGTATCGATGCCTCGACGTACCTGCGGAATCTTTCGATACAGCGTCCAATATTTTCTAAACGGTAAGCCGTGGACACTCGAAACCGGATATCGTTGGTTTCAGTCACCCACGTCGATGTGCAAAAGCTGATCGAAAAGTCAGCGTGTAAAAAGGATCGTACGTTCGGTTCGAAAGGAACCGCGAAAGGCAAAACGAGCGTAAAACTAGAGTCTTTGTTCCCGTTTGTCGTTTTACGGTAGACTAGAAGCAACGGTTGCGGGTCAACGCTCGGTTCTAACAGAAATATCGCGTGTAACCGCGCTCGCATCCTTTGATCCCGGATCGCGAGACTTTCGCCCGGTTCTACCGGCATCTTCGGCACCCATGGCTCCTTGTTTTCTAATACGATCTCgcggttttctttttaattgccGGTCGCGTAAGCAGCACCGAGGAAAGGGATCGGGAGTCCGATACCACGTAGGAAGAAGTCATTCTATTTATACGCGGACGTTGTCTCGCGAATTCCCAGCCGAGAAAGCGAGACGTCCTGTGCCGCGACGATTCGGCTCGCGTTTCCTTGCCCGCGTACCGTTATCTCCGGCGCACCGTAGCCTTCGGGGCCCTCTGCGCCCCCAGACTTGCCCGCGGGCTTCCCTCCCGACTAGCGATGGCTTCGACACCGCCTGGATTCGAGCCTCCGCAAACCAACGAGGCATCAGCTTAATTTATTCCATTGCTAAACCGTTGAAAAAGTTTCTTGCTAAGCGCGACATGGTCCCAGGCAGAACTTTAATGCGATTATGATAAATTTATTGCTTTATAAGCACCTTAGCGGTTTATATGATTAACGATCGCAGGTCGTAGCCGTTGGTTACGCGCGATGACGTTGAAGGAATCGTTCGATAAGAAATACTGGTCGGTCTATAAGCCTTTCCGGGCGTATCTCGGCACGATTTACGCCAACTGTATTACTAGTTGTCGCTGGGCAGTTCGAGCTGCTCACCTGATCGGACAAAACGCGCACCGGGATCGAAAGCTCGAGCGTTCACTTTCCTCCGACTCGCTCGGAGACGCTGTAAAACAGCGAGCGCGTTGCACTCTCGACACCGTTACCGTGTTGCGGCTTTTACATAACGCCCGGATAGCTGCTACAACGTTTCAAATCGCGCACGGTTCTGCAACTGGAGTCCTACGCGCGTACACTTGTAATTAAAATGGACACGGATCGTACTAGATAAGAGTAAACTATATGAGTGGTAAACGCGTGGTTATAAGACGCAGTGTTACGGTTTAGGAACCATGGTAACTCGCTGAGAAATATCTATTTAACTTTTACAGTAATCGTAGTATCGTTGAAAATGTTATATAACGCGCGAAGCTAGGTTTGCTTACTTTTTGTCTACACTTTCCATTGGATATTTCGTACAGTTGTCGCTGGATAGTTCTTCCGTACGGTAATAATAAAGAAATTGAAGTATGATTTAGGCGACCGTCACGCATCAGGCAACTCTTCCTCGTTGCAACGCATTACACGATGAAACGCAAACATTAGGTAGAAAGTTGCTGCGAATATTTCGTGGAACGACCGTTGTTACGTATAACTGGCTGTAATTGTCATGCTGCGCCGTTAATAGCTCTGCACTTATTATTATCGTTCGTCCGTGTGTAAATTTATAGTGCACGGTTTGACAACGTTTCGTACTTCTTTCTCTTCGATGcaatttatcaaaatttattgCCTCTTTCGTTCCTTGAAAAACTGTTGATATTTCGATTGTAGCAGAGCAACAGAGTAACCATGAAGCTGGACGTTAGTTACACCGACCATTCGCACATTATTGGAAAGGGCGGTCTGACGATTAAACGAGTGATGGAGGAAACCGGCTGTCACATTCATTTCCCGGACAGTAACCGTAGCAATCACCAAGAGAAGAGTAATCAAGTCTCCATTGCTGGAGAAATGGAGGGTGTTGAGCGAGCCCGTGCTCGAGTCAGGGTAAGCCGGATCGTTATCGAGCGAGATCGTTGTCACAGTCTCTTTTAACGCGCTCACTGTCGGACTAAATTCCTGAAACTTTCCATATTTACCTTCCAGACGATtagatattaatttaaaatgtgTCGTACTTACTGTCCCTGGCCATCGGAATTAGGACCACTCGAAAACACAAAGATGAATCGTTAGACTGTAAATGTTTCAGCAGTTCTCGAGCAATCTTAATTCGAGAATTCCATCCAGATCCATCCATCAACGCGTTAATCGTTCGTCGTGTTTGCAGAATCTTACGCCCCTGATTTTCTCGTTCGAGTTGCCGATCATGGGTTCCTCGCAGACCGTTCCCGACTCCACTTCCCCGTACGTGGTTAAGATCCAAGAGAAGTACAACGTTCAGGTGATGTTCCGTACGAGGCCAAAGTTGCACGCCACCCTGGTCGTGGTGAAGGGCTGCGAATGGGAGGTGTCGCAAGTGAAGGAAGCGACCGTGCTACTGATTCACTACATGTGCCAAAACTTAGCTGTAAGGCTAACTCGATCGCTCGTAAATATGCGTTACAATTACCAACGTCTCTAGCGCGCTCTTTCGTATTCGCAGAGTCAAATACAAGTACAAATGTCGATGGAGATCTCGCCGCAACATCATAGCATCGTGCTGGGGAAGCAGAGCTGCAACTTGAAGATGATCATGCAGCGCACAGCCACGCAAATCATGTTCCCCGACGCTGGTGATCCAAACATTCCCAGTTTGAAGAAGAGCAACATCACGATCACAGGTGGTATCCATAACGTCTACTTGGCCCGACAACAGTTAGTGGTAAGTCACGTTTGTTCGCGTGATTCGGTTATCTAGTATCGGAAGACCTTTTATCGTTTTACTCCCACCGTAAACTCTTAAACTCTTTCTCTTCTTTGAAATACTTACCCTACGCGGATGGTCGAAATTCCAGGGCTCTTTGCCGTTGGTTTTGATGTTCGATCTACCGGAGGATACTATGCCGTCCGTCGACACGGACAACATCTCCCAGCTGATGCAGACGTTGGACGTGTTCATAAACGTGAGGCACAAACCGAAGCAAAGCTCGCTTTCCGTGATCATCAAGGGAATCGAACGTAACGCCGGAAGCATTTACGAAGCGAGGAAACAGCTGTTGGGCTTGGACGAGCCTAGGATGCACGCGGAGATTCCAGCCACTTATCATGTccctaacgccggtaatgtctttcAGGGAAACACCATCAACGGGAACGGTAGGCATCGTTATAACATCGCTTCGCGCCGAGTTTAGTTCGATTCTACCAATCTCTGTAAACTCGTAGGTTCCAACAATATGGTCGGCGGCAATCTGTCGGAGAACTTGTCGAATTTGCTGTCGGTGAACACGCAGAATCCTCCGTACTGCGTGTCGCCGGTGTCCCACTCGCCGAATCCGATGGGCTTGTCGCCTCATTGGGGCTTACCTTCGATACCGTCCATGTTCTCTCCTCTGCCTCTTCATCATACCTACCCGTATCCGCATCTGAACCACTTGCTGACCACGCAGCACGTGATGCACAACAACGCGATGTCTCATCATCCACACGGAATGCAAAATCACGCGTACGCCGGCATCGGGCAACTTCACTCGAACGTGCCATCTGCTGCCAGCTTTCACAGTATTCACGGATTGAACGGCGGCTCGTTGGCGGACAGTAAAGAGAGTAGCGGTAAGTTTCTCGATCGAGTTCTCTCGATCATCGTCGAACAGATGCGATAATTCCGTTTCCTTCAATTTCTTTGTGCAGCATACTCGTCGCTGAGCAGCGTCTCCAGTTCTCTATCTAGTCCCGCGATCAGTCCTCGAAACGTGTCACCGGTCAATCCTACGGAGACTAGTCCTAATTTAGTAGGTGATTTATGTGGCGTATTATCCGACCTCACGGTGAGCGATCGACGAGCACCCGGCTGCGAGAAGAAATCATTGGAAATGGCTGTGCAACAGAATCTCGCTCCCTTCGACTACGAGCAGAAGAAAATCTTAGCTGTGAAAGCGATGCAGTCGAAACCGACCTCCAACGAGTATCGCGTCCCTACTTCCTCGTGGTCCGGCTACGGACTCAGTCAATCCATTCCTCCTATAAGCACGACTGACTTGATCAAGGTAAACCTAACGAGACCGAGACTGTTAGtgataaattgaaatttttcgtacgtccaaccTGAAATTTAGGAAATAAgaacgtgaataaaatttgaataGCAGGAATTGACCACCCCCCATCCGTCTGATTTGTGGAAAGAACCAACGACGCCAGTGTTCAACAGAGAGATTGACTTCGGAATCGGGTCCGGCAAAGAATGCGTTGGACAAATCGGCATAAGTTCCAATTACATGGAGCACACGCCGACCTCGCATCTAAAGAAAATCATGTCTCACAGATACAACGACTTGACCAGTATGCTGACCAGCGTAGGATTGGAAAAATATATTCGTAAGTGATACTAGAAAATAATAGCTATGCATCCCGCACGCTTAAAACGTCAAATGCTTCAGCTTCGAGCTTGCCAAAACGTGCtgcttgtttttttttctcgctAGGCCTGTTCTCGTCTCACGAGGTGGACATGTCTACGTTCCCCTCGTTGACGGAGAAGGACCTCAGCGAAATCGGTATAACCGCTTGGGGCGCGAGGCGCAAAATAATGCTGTTGATCGCTGGTACGTAAGCCGATCCTGTTTTTTCGGTACGGTCGCGGTGATTTGTCCAATTTCCCATCACGACGGTCTCGTTTCTCTTGCAGAGTTGAATAAACGATCTAGTCCATTTTGCGGTAGCGCCGCCCCGGGCGCGGAACGCAAGGCGACCGCGTCGACGACTTCGACCTCGTTGGAGAAGTGCAATCTAGACAGCAAATGGTAAACAGGACGAGGAGAAATGTGGCGAGTCTCGCGACATTTACGCGAATCGGATGCGACCGGATCTATTTCGGACTGTTGTACTTAACGTTCGCACTGCGCTCGCGCGCGGACAATCCCATTTCAAGACACAAAAATTCAAAATCGAAATCGAATTTACGCGGGCCTGCCCGCCGACTCGACAGTAGGGTCAAAAACAAGTATAATTAGTAAGTTAATTTGCGATTACTAGGCACCGGACGAATACATCGAATGATTCTTTTTTTCTGATCGAGGACCGTTTccaactcttttttttttcattttttttccccccacaGTCCTCGGTTCGCGCGCTCGGATGGTGCCTTAGGTTAAGAAGCTCGTTACTACTTTCGTTTCGTTAACTTTTTTTTTACGTTGCTGGGAGCCCTTTGCGCGCGGTCGATCGCTCGACGACGCGCAACGGCTTCGAATGATCTTTCTCCGGTCCAGCGACGCTCGGCGGATCGACGCTTTTCGTCGTCGACCTGCCACGGAGGCGTCGCTCGACGCGCGTTCGTTTATCGTGTGTTTGTGTGTAACGGTGAAGAGGTTCGTGATGTGGCGTACAGTGTAAATCGGTGATAACGGTTCGATTAAATTAACGAAGCGTCGAAGAAGCTTCGGAGCTTGATATGCGATGGACGGGGCATGTCCCGTGCGTTCAGCGGCGTTTCGCCCTAGCaaagttaaaatatttaatctcGACTAAGCTCGAAATTCGGCGGGCGGGCAAAAGGCCTGCTCGCAGCCGCATTTCCGAGTTTTACAAAGTAACAAAGTATTTATTATTCACTCGCGAAATACGCTGAACGCACGCCGAGCGACTGCAAGAATTCTTTCCACGTTAAGAACCGGAAGGACGGATGCAAGCTTGAACGTTTGAGGACGCTTCGAGTCAAGTACGGAGAATGGAAACTTGCCTCTTCGCGGATTAATGTCATACGTTGTCGTACACTTTCTGGCAAGTGTACATCTCGGGATAGAACGTTCATTCTCCGTACTATAAATTACGACGTTCAATACGACTCGAGCCTCGAAGTATCCTCGAAAATCTGATTCGAGTTCAACTCGACGATTAACGTTCTCCACGTTCTACGAGTCTTTTGCAGCTACTAAATCAATCATAATCGATCGGTCGCGCGATCGATTATTTCGGGTGCGTCGTAAGTTCTCcacacttttcttttttttcttctttttttttttatgccgAAGTACTGGATATGCATGCACTCGAGGAACATTATTTTTGTTGCAATAAACCGTACGCGCGCGTTCACGGTTCAGTTTTCACAGGTTGCAATTTTACGGAAGTAAGATGTCTCGCTcgatataaattattaatattttaaaccttttttttttctttttttttgcacaAATGTAATAGAAGCGTTAGGTAACGAGCTGACGCTCTGCTCGCTGTAATTTGACAACATTTAGGGAACAGACGTATTCCGTCAACGCGATCCAGGCGTCTAATTAATTTATATCGTCAGGAATATAAATTGCTCTGTTGATCGGTAGAAAGTCGGAACAAAGTTTCGCGGCCGAGCTTTACCGGAAATGCCTAGCGAACAATTTTACCGCTGAAAGTTCTTGACTAAGTCTTGTGTGAAGTCTTTTTATGCATAAATTATTCTTTTCGGTGCAGTACGATTGCGTGCTCGGGAGTAATCGAAATgttagtaaaaaaaaaagaaatactatGTGTTTTCTACGCGTATGTGATGTAACAAGACTGTCCGATCGTCCCTGTTCCTCGTGTTCGTTTCCTGTTAAATATAGAACATGCTCGCTTCGAAAGTATCTCGATCCGTACGATCGTTGCAACGATCGGACGACGAACATTCGTGAACTTGCTGTGCCTTCGTAGCGAGGAATTGttgtttttgtttttgcgataccGGTGGAACGTCGCAAAGCATTAAACTTGCAATGGTCGATCACTGTTATCGAGGTGAATCCTGATCGATGGTCGCGAGATGCCTCTCGTTGCGAGTTTCGTTCGTTATTTGCGCgcgtttttcataattttcgccGTGCGAGATCCTGGCACGATCGATCGGAATTCCATAAATTGTTTAGATAGATATGTCAACTGTTCTTCGATGTTCCTAcctaatatatatacatacctatACTAATTTTTGCACGATTTTGCGAATAAAGTAGTTGATatggaaattaaaatttaaaaaaaatcaagtgaaaagaaaaaaataatgatATACGAGGACGCGACAACGAGTTGTTGAATGTCTAGCGTTCGAGCATCGCGATACAAATTGAAACGATAATTCGCCTTATAGTCTGTTTTTCCTCCTGACACGTTGCGAACGGCAATTTCGTGacacgtctctctctctctatctttcccactttctctctctctttctttttcataCTCGACCTGCGCGACAGACAAGATAACATCGTTGCATCGTACCGATTATGAAAACTATTCGTCGCAATGAAACTTGATGCATTTGCATGCTTAAGGACGCGACAACGTATACTTTTTATAAAACAGAAATATAATACTAGGCGACGAGAAGAGAGGGCCGTCTATGAAGTTTTCCATCTATCGAGATAATTCAGTCGAACGTGCCTTTTTGAAGCCTGCTTCAGAGTCGAGAAATCGTCCTACCGCGATTAACAAATTTAGTATTATAACAGGATACGATAGCGTTAACTATATACCTCAGGTTTCGACCCGTGTTTACGAGTCCATACAATAATTTGAAAACCGAACAACCGGAAGTATTTGCCAACGACTAATCGATTCGTCGCAACGTTCCCATCGCTCTCGTAGCGTTTACGTATTAATAGAAGAGAgagaagaaaaatgaaaaaacatTCCAACGAATAGAACCCAAACGAGTTAAAGGTTAAAGATGAAAGCGGATAAAACGAGTTTAATTAAACGTATTTTCGATATGTCCCGAAGCAACGATAACTCTTGCTAGATTAATCGAGAGACGTGCCCGCCCATCGAGCAACCGTGGCAATTCAACGAATAAATTAACGAGCAACGTGTATCGTTGCATATTGCGTTGGGTGTACGAAAAGGAGAATCGTTTTACGATAATGCAGCATGATATTTTTATACGGTAGTCTAATAATTCCGAGAAGCAACGAACATTATCATATCCGATCCAATTGTCGTTTGTTTCGAAGGAAACGTCGAGGAAATCGAAATGTTGTATCGAAGCGAATGAAGAAAATTTTGTAttgctattttttaataaaaaaatatatatatacaattatacataaatatgtaCAGGTCGGTAGATTCGTATCACTGTCGCACACAGTCGTTGAATTTACAAAGCGTGTTCGAGTATCGGTGACGGCGTCGCTTCGTACATTTTCATATTTCCAACGTAGAGCTGCGTGTCGCAGGCGGGACACTGAAATTCGTTCGTCGCCGTGAAGTGAGCctttaaacaataataacaaAAGATGTGCTCGCAACCCGCGTGCGCTGGCAAGATCGGAGAATCGTTACAGTAGCAGCATTTGGTCGTCGAATCCATGGTCGGAAACGACACCAGAACAGCTGGTCGACTTCTCCGCGGAAAAATCCTTTTTAGCGAGTATTTCAAATAATGAAAGTTGATTAACGGTAAACCGGTGGTGAATAATTCCATCAAACCGTGCCAA
This genomic window from Colletes latitarsis isolate SP2378_abdomen chromosome 8, iyColLati1, whole genome shotgun sequence contains:
- the Bicc gene encoding protein bicaudal C isoform X6, which encodes MEILDTRQSNRVTMKLDVSYTDHSHIIGKGGLTIKRVMEETGCHIHFPDSNRSNHQEKSNQVSIAGEMEGVERARARVRNLTPLIFSFELPIMGSSQTVPDSTSPYVVKIQEKYNVQVMFRTRPKLHATLVVVKGCEWEVSQVKEATVLLIHYMCQNLASQIQVQMSMEISPQHHSIVLGKQSCNLKMIMQRTATQIMFPDAGDPNIPSLKKSNITITGGIHNVYLARQQLVGSLPLVLMFDLPEDTMPSVDTDNISQLMQTLDVFINVRHKPKQSSLSVIIKGIERNAGSIYEARKQLLGLDEPRMHAEIPATYHVPNAGNVFQGNTINGNGSNNMVGGNLSENLSNLLSVNTQNPPYCVSPVSHSPNPMGLSPHWGLPSIPSMFSPLPLHHTYPYPHLNHLLTTQHVMHNNAMSHHPHGMQNHAYAGIGQLHSNVPSAASFHSIHGLNGGSLADSKESSAYSSLSSVSSSLSSPAISPRNVSPVNPTETSPNLVGDLCGVLSDLTVSDRRAPGCEKKSLEMAVQQNLAPFDYEQKKILAVKAMQSKPTSNEYRVPTSSWSGYGLSQSIPPISTTDLIKQELTTPHPSDLWKEPTTPVFNREIDFGIGSGKECVGQIGISSNYMEHTPTSHLKKIMSHRYNDLTSMLTSVGLEKYIRLFSSHEVDMSTFPSLTEKDLSEIGITAWGARRKIMLLIAELNKRSSPFCGSAAPGAERKATASTTSTSLEKCNLDSKW
- the Bicc gene encoding protein bicaudal C isoform X2, with the protein product MRPDEVIQNERRATETMSETSEGTATTSVSGKSGFESREELRDIAAVLGIGNPEDLYQERFRVDRRKLEQMLLGDNDTPKPADKFFHTVMEETNTYVTWPSRLKIGAKSKKDPHIKVAGRPDDVRTAKEKIMEILDTRQSNRVTMKLDVSYTDHSHIIGKGGLTIKRVMEETGCHIHFPDSNRSNHQEKSNQVSIAGEMEGVERARARVRNLTPLIFSFELPIMGSSQTVPDSTSPYVVKIQEKYNVQVMFRTRPKLHATLVVVKGCEWEVSQVKEATVLLIHYMCQNLASQIQVQMSMEISPQHHSIVLGKQSCNLKMIMQRTATQIMFPDAGDPNIPSLKKSNITITGGIHNVYLARQQLVGSLPLVLMFDLPEDTMPSVDTDNISQLMQTLDVFINVRHKPKQSSLSVIIKGIERNAGSIYEARKQLLGLDEPRMHAEIPATYHVPNAGNVFQGNTINGNGSNNMVGGNLSENLSNLLSVNTQNPPYCVSPVSHSPNPMGLSPHWGLPSIPSMFSPLPLHHTYPYPHLNHLLTTQHVMHNNAMSHHPHGMQNHAYAGIGQLHSNVPSAASFHSIHGLNGGSLADSKESSAYSSLSSVSSSLSSPAISPRNVSPVNPTETSPNLVGDLCGVLSDLTVSDRRAPGCEKKSLEMAVQQNLAPFDYEQKKILAVKAMQSKPTSNEYRVPTSSWSGYGLSQSIPPISTTDLIKELTTPHPSDLWKEPTTPVFNREIDFGIGSGKECVGQIGISSNYMEHTPTSHLKKIMSHRYNDLTSMLTSVGLEKYIRLFSSHEVDMSTFPSLTEKDLSEIGITAWGARRKIMLLIAELNKRSSPFCGSAAPGAERKATASTTSTSLEKCNLDSKW